The Aspergillus nidulans FGSC A4 chromosome VIII genome contains the following window.
TGCGCTAGTACAGTGCCAGGTTTCCCTTAAGTTCCGCGAATGGGATCATTTAAATATGATTCCTTAATTTAAGCTAATGGCCCCTATTTCAGCATCATTGAATCTGTCATTATTCTGATTCAGTTCTAGAGCACCATCGGCCTCAAGCCCTCTAAATGCCATCTATGGGACGTTTCCTAGGACTTGCGTATTCCGACAAACAAACCATACGTTCAACCCGGTTCAATGTTCAACATTGCATTGAAAGAGGCACTCCTTATGCCCATTAACGGGACACGAGGACTACTGTTGAGACGAGTTGTTGTTGCCTCATTGCTTAATGGTTCAGCCCTACAGTGCTAGCCAGCTGGGCCTACATCGGCAGACGGCAAGACTCCCCGATTTCTGGTCTTGGGATGAGTCAGTGGGCAGCTTCCACTGACGTTTAATTGGCCAGTCCCCAGGTACCTTCGTCGGTCAGCCTCAGCCGTTGCCCATAGAATTAACGGTCTCCACTCCCTTGCGACGCTCTAGCCTCATTGCCACGTTCGTTGTCGTCTCTATCATTCAAACTCCCTTCAAGCCCAGCGGCACAACAGCTCTTGCGCCTACCAAGTCTAAAGTATTTCCGCCTTGCCACAAACTATTACTGCAAAGGCTGGAGATTAGAGCCAGAGGTACCTCATAGTGTCTAGGGTTTGTTTAGGGCTAGGCTGTAGGTTGTGGGTCGTGGGTCGTGGTCGTGGGTTTGTGGCTTTATACGTATTGCTATACTGAGGTCGGAGATTGTACTGCTATGGTAGTTGATGTTAGCTTAACTCCGACCCTAGCGTGTGGGTTTTTGAATCTCGAATTCCACAATAAAACAGCACACCCCGAGTAGCTTCCTTTGAACGCGTGCTCCTCAATCAAGCTTGGCAGGAACAGGTACTCTGGAGTAGTGACCTAATTGAACCTGCCGCATCATcacttcatcatcgaacAGGCCAAGTCGGCTTGGCCCAGTCGACCTGGCAACGTGGACACTGAGCCAATGAGTACCCGCATTCTCGTGCTGAGATCCGTTCGATTCTGTAGGGGCCTTACCATACATTTGCTGCCGAGCATAACAGGAACTGCATATATGCGGCTTTCGTGCCGGTTATAGGACCGTATCTGACACCGAAAATTCTGGTTGCTGGGACGCCACGGTGCTATTTCCAATCTATGAGCCTGCACAGAAATCACAGGTGAAGTGGGTGGCATTGTCTTGTAAAACAGAGGAAAGAAGCCCATGACTCATGACAACAGGTACTGTGCATAACAAGTTCATGATTGCAGCCCGAGAAAAGTCTCAAGACATTTGATCCTATTGCTGTACGGTTTGCACGCTGCTTTGGGTCAATCTCAGCACCGGAAACCTGGGGGTCATTTTGGTTTCCTGCCTCTGGACCTGTCAACTCACCTACGGCTACGATTGACATAATGCTGCGGGTGAGGCTCAGATATTAACATATTCCAAGTCAATGCATCCTCATCATGTCATGAGACATACCATCTTCAGGCACCACGTAGTCAGCCATGCACTCCAGCACGCCTACAGCGTATTCGCACCCCTAAACCGACAACACGCCTCACCACAGAGAcagctcttctccagctcccgcCAGTATCCCTCCGAATAGTCCACCGTAATCTCAGCGCCGGCGGGTACACCCCTACTGACAACAATgatcctctccttcccccGCCAGTAGAACCGCTGAAACTGACTATTTGGACGGCACGAGTGGTTGATGAATCGCGTGAAATTGCCCATCCCCCCTTGGAAGATCTGATACGGCCGTGCCTTCGAACCCCCAATCATCACGTCTACCCCGGTGATCCCAGATGTGATGAACCCGGTGAATTCGCCGATGGCGGTGCCGCGGTCGAAAGACTTTCCCAGATCAGTTAGCACTCGATGCCATGGTTCAACCGGGGATAAGACTTACGCAGCGAGCAACTACACCGTTATTCTTCCCGCTCGTCGTGCGGAAAATCTGTACCGGTACTGGCGCGCGAATACCACCGAATAGGGCTGGAAAACACATGCACTGGTTCTCCTTAATCTCGTCTGACTGTTTCTCGTGGCATATCGGACAGGTatcctcgtcaagctcgGGAACTTTGCGGGGATCCATGTCCCCAAAAACGTCCTTATCAAGCACGCACTCGTCGATGAACTTGTACTGTAGCCCAGTCGGCAAGTTCAGATGCCTATATGTATCCCGTAAGGGGAGAGCTGGGCCATCTGGCATTATAACCCACTCATGCGGATGCCCGCGGTAAGCAGGTAGCGTCTCCTGCTGGATCACCTTCAACAGATCCCTCCATCCGGGATGCAGTGTGTCGGCCGCAACCTCCAGACTGGACCGTATATGCCGTAGCCGAGAAAACAGTCCCTCTCCGAACTCATTGCGGTACTTACAGAACCTGTATACCCCTGCGCTTGCAAATACAAGCGCTGCCCATCCGCCGTAGTCCTTGATTTCTTTGTAACCGCGCCAAATAGCCCTGCAAACACCTGTCAGGACCTcaacaaaaaaaagcctATCGAGAGTTGTTGGAGTGAGTCAAGACGTACATCCTGTTCCGTAggtccttttctttccagtTGAGCACAACACATGCTTCCCGGATGGCGATCATGCGCGCCTCGGTCCTGGACAAGATTGGCTTTTCATATTGGAGAACGGCGGTGCGTGCTTCAAACGATTCAACCCAGAACGCCTGCACGATCATCTCAAGTGCACGCGAGGATTGGCTGCGGTTATAGTAGTGGAGACAGAGGCTGTTGACGGATTGAAAGACCTGCGCAGCGTGTCAGATATACTttaaaaaaaataaattaTAGAGAAAAAAGTCTGGGACCAAATGCTTACCTCCAGACTTGCGCCGGACCGAATGTTGATTGTGGGTGTGATACTCTATTTGCGTCAGTAGACGGATccctggaggaagatagtTGACATACCGAAAATTCCCGGCTTAACTGCACAGACGAATAGATCTGCCTCCATATCCCCGCGATCAGCTTATCGGAGGATGTGGGCTCTAAGACCGGTGGTTCGAGCCCTTGGTCCCGTTTTGCGCGCTGGGGAAACCGGGTGTCGCTGTGGACCTGGCGACTGGATTTTGGAGCCGCGTCTTGTGAATCGTCATTTGACGTTTCCCCATTAGGAATGATACCAAGCTTTGTATTACCTGTAGAAGAGTGACTAGGAAGCCGCAGTCCGCTCACGGTCTTGTGCCGTTTGGACGGCCCGAGGCCATGTTCTTCGGGGGCGAAATGAGAGGTATAGTCCGAGCGGGTGGTGTCTGCTTCCTCGTCCTGCGAGCATCAGTTGTTATTTACCCCTTGAACTGCACATAAGGATGCGCTGGTCCTACCCTTGGGTCAGGAGTATGTGCGGGTGTAAGCGCCTGTAAAGGCACGAGTGTTCCAGTGCGGAGATTGATGCATCCCTAGGTAGAAGGTCAGTTGGGCTCGGCTGAACGCGGGTTACAACATACCAACGGGAGAGACCCGGAATGAGAGTCTGATGGGGCATTCGTAGTGATCGACGCGTCTATCCTCAAGAATATGTCCTGTTCGTTACCACTACTATTGCCCTGGATAGCCGAGGCAAGCTGTGCAGGCAGGACCGGGTTATGCAAGAGGTCGCACAGCTGTGAGACTAGCGGGGGTAAGCTCGAGGCCATGGTGCAAGGCCAGAGCTGTGCTCTATGCGGCAAGCACTTTGCCTGGGAATATTGTGACTCTGGTTATAGATATGCGGAATCTTGAAactgaggaggatggagcaaTGGGAAAAGACTCCACATTCAAGCCAAGACGAAGATCTGCCCGGGCAGCCGAGCTGACTCAGCTAATACTCAGACAGGGCTAGCAATATCAAACTGGCAACCAGCGAAGAAAGACATGATGAGAGAAATGAAAGATACAAGGATCCATGATACTTGCTTTTCAAGTATTAGCCTTACATATACCAGACGCCTTTTGGCTAACAAGAACAATATGAAGATATAAAGCCTTTTAAAGGAATAAGGCTCGCCACCAAACTGGTCGCCTCCATGGAAACCCCATACGTTTATCCCAATGAGAAGCTGTGATCCCAACGATCCACTTATAGCTAGCTCCTCAGCCCAAGAATATGCCGGATGTTATATGGTTGGTCCTGTCCACTATTTAATCCCGCCCACTCGGCCTCCCTCATCGCCATGCTTCCTACAGATCAGGTACATTAGACCCTTCACCTGGACCATGTTCGATTCTTCCCCAATGGAGAGTGGTGGTCCTCCTGTACAGTCCTCCCCGGTATTTCGTGAGAAATTCACCACCTCCTACGCTTGTCCCTCCTCACGATGGCGTGGATTCCAGGCTCTTCACCCAGGAAGAGGCATGTACCATGATGTCCGCCGCCGGTTACCATATTACTGGAGCGATATCACCGACGCTTTTACCTACCGGACCGTTGCTAGTACCGTCCGCATGTACTTTGTCAAGTAGTTTCCCTCCccatctccttgtcctcctACAGTGCGTCCACTAAAACCATCCAGCCTGCTTCCTGCAATAGCCTACACTTTAGACATGTCCCGCCGCACAGGAAACTTCTATGGGATAAACGAGTCCCTCTTTTCGTCAGCACTGGCGGCAATGGTGTTCAGCGTCTTGGCCGCACAGCCATTAACTATCGTTGGAGTAACGGGGCTGATCTCGCTCTTCAACTACACAATCTACGATATTATAACGCGGTACGACCCAGCCATATACGCAAACTTCATGTGCTGGACGGCCATTTGGGCCGCAATCTTCCATTGGATTGTGGCCGTCTGCAACTTTTGCGATTATATGCGCTATGTGACTGACTTTTCGAGCGAAAGTTTTGCAATGTATGTCGGGATTATTTATTGCGGTACGTTCTCTGACTCGTTTTCGCTGTTCCTACCTGCATTATACGGCAGCGAGGAGTGGTGCTGATAAATATCGCTGCAGTCAAGGGCGTAGAGGAGCTTAGCAACGAGTTCGCATTGTACGGTCCAACAGCTGGATTCCTCAGCTCCCTCATTGCAGTCCTGTACTTCTTTACCGTCTACGGTCTTGAACGGGTCGGCTCCAGCACAGTCTGCAAGCCCTGGATTCGGAAATTACTCGCTGACTATGCCTATGTGGTACGTCTCTACCTCTTCACCCACACCATACATGCCCGTACTCTCCAGTTAACCCACCTGCAGATAGGAACTCTCTTCTGGACCGGCTTCGTGCATTTTCCCGGGCCCCTCAGAGAAGCCGGAATCTCCATGGTGCCTATCACGAAGGCATTTTACCCGACACAACCACGAGGTTGGCTGATCCATTTCTGGGAGTTGGAGGTGAAATGGGTCTTCGCGGCGCTGCCTTTTGGGTTTCTGATCATGCTGCTGTTTTATTACGATCATGTATGCTGTCCTCGCCCTTCCCTTTGTCCTTCTTCCGAATTAGGCACATGTATCGCTGCCAGAAAGAGAGCGAAAGAGGCTAACAAGCCGCGCAGAATATCAGCAGCCTCACAGCGCAAGCTCGCCATTTTccgctgaagaagccggccGGCTTTCATTGGGATTTCTTCCTACTGGGATGCACGGCGTTTATCGCAGGAATAACAGGGTTGCCGATGCCGAATGGGCTTGTGCCACAGGTACTTCCACTCTAAACTTGACAACCTCCTTTCCTGGATAGGGATATCTGTTGACACAACTGTCCAGGCCCCTGTTCATACCGACTCCCTAACAGTCTACGAAACCGACCTTGCTGTTCTCACCTACACCAACTCCGCCTGCCCCTCCAACGATATCACCAAAGAGCCCGAAATCCGTTACCCAATCACAAAAGCGACGTCTGTGACGGAGCAGCGCGTTTCACATTTTCTCATGGGCATTGCTTTAATAGGAACCATGACTGGCCCCTTGCTTATTGTCCTGCACTTAATACCCGCTGCTGTCACTGCGGGTGTATTCTTCATTGTAGGTTGGGGCTCGATTGAGTCGAATGGGATCGTGAAAAAAATTGTCTTCCTACTACGGGAGAGGAGATTTATTCCAAAACATGAAAATCTGCTACAGGtcaagagaaggaagatCATCCTATATCTTATTTGTGAGATCGTACCAGTTGCGGCTTGCGTGGCCATCTCGCAGACAATTTCCGCTATCGGTGTGTTCACTCAACTAAAGCGATTAATGTTGGCGCTAATTTTACCTAACAGGTTTTCCCATCCTGATCATCGCAATGATCCCCTTTCGTGTCTGGATATTGCCGAGATGGTTCAGCTTCGGCGAACTGCGGATTCTGGATAGCCTGACAACTAGTAATAGTGCCGTAATGGAGAGTCTAGGTGGGAAGCCGCAACGCCTGGAGAACTGGGATGCGGAATGAAAGGAGCAGACCCTAGGCAGAGGATAGGTTTGGCTATGGTTTAAGCGCATGTGCCTGGTGACATAGCGAGATATGAAGCTCTGGTACCATAGTGATGAGGACTAAAGAGCTGACCTTGGGATCGGCCGAACATGCTGTACATAGTATAGGGCTGCGTATATCACCTGACTCATCTCGAAAAGACCAAAAACTTCTTGGGCAGAACGCGGTGAATACATTTAAATATGTCATATAAACAAGACTAGCAGGCATTATACACGGCCTGGAGGCGTAATAGACCATGGGCTACGTTATTATATCAGCTAGCCCGGTGGATCATACATTTtcgaagaaaaaaagaccCCCTGCCCCACGAGTCTCAGGCAAAGGTCCTGAGTCCGACATTAAATCATCAGCCAACTTCTCAAGCGACTTAATTTTTCCATCAGAGTCCCGAACATCAGGACGAAGAAATAGGTGGCGACGAGGCCGAACAACATGAAGGCCGATAGGCTATTCGTATTGACAGGGCTTTGTAGAAACGATCACACATCGGCAAACTTaccaaagaagagaaaaccCCAGCAAGTTCCTAGAATCATCTTTATGGTATGAGCCGATCCGTAGTCGACGAAGGATATAAATATATGGGCGATTACTGAACCAAGTTTTCCCGCGGCCGCAGCTAGACCGTGGCATGTGCAGCGAAGGCGCGTTGCAAAGAGTTCTGCAGGGAGCTATAATACGATGTCAGCAACGTTCTCAGTCAGACACATCTAGGTATACTTACAATGTAAGTCGTGGTGTTTGGTCCTGTCAATAGGTCCTATTAGTCAAGCCTCAAGtaggaggagaagaacgcaCCAAAGTTGAAGATCTGACACAgggatatatatactacaaGGGCCGAAGAATCTGTCCTCTGTTCAGGGTGACAGAAGGAAGTTCCAACAACGATATTTAAGATATAAAGCCAGAAGAACCCGTTGAGCTGGATGTTGCGCCGTCCGAGCCGGTCGATGGTGAAGATAGCTATGAGGTTTCCCACCACCGCGCCAGAGGACACGACGACCATGCTCTGGTAGGAgttttgaaggaggaagtCATATGTCGAGATCAGGGTTATCTCTGCCAGGCCAGATGGTGCTGATAACATGCGGGCTTATCAGCCCGGGCCCGTAGAGAGGAAGATCCAAGAAAAACCAGCCCAAGCACGTTGCCATCAGAACTCGAAATGGTTTAGGTTGAATAGAAAAGAGCTTGAATGCACCCAAAAGCTGTCTACGTCGACGGTGGGGGTGACCTCTGAGACAGAAGACCGAGTAGAGTTGACGCTCGAGGGATACAAGACTGGCTCTGTGGTTGCAGGTGAGATAACTATTGTGGCGGTGATCTGGCCCATCTCCGGCGCAGGGATGGCCTCATCTGGCCGGAAGAAGTAGGAGACGTCTGCAGCCGCTTGCAAGCTGTTTTGAGTGACTTCGGCCGTGTATCGTGGAGACCCAATGGTTGTCAGTCGGAACCACAAGGCGATGAATTCTGGCACCGCACCGAGACCAACGATCAGGCGCCAGATGCGGTCGACATCTTGCACACAGCGCCCCGTGCAGCCAGCACCAGAGTCGTCCTCCAGAAGCCGATGATGGAAGCCGGCAACGGCTATGAGGGCGACCATGTTGGCCGCTAGGGAGCCGAGGGACTGGCAGCAGAAGACGGCCGCCGGCATCCAGCCTCGAATTCGGGTGGGCGCGAACCTGTGATGTTAGTAGGTATTATAAGTACATTGCAGTGTACATACTCGGAGCATATCACAGCAGACAAGGAATAGTCACCCCCGAGTCCCACGCCCATGAAGAACCGCCAAAAAATCAAGAGGCCACAATAGACATAGACTACTCGGCACCAGAGGAGCCAGCAACACCCCCAGTGTTGTAAATATGAGGACAACCAACTCGAGCCCGTTCATTAAGAGTGATTTGCTCTCTTACAGCAATCGGATGAAGCAAAATGCGCAATGTGCTGCCGTAAAATTTCGTCTATTGATGATGCGAGCCACCCGGATTCCGGCGTCTTTACTGAGTGCCCTCATCTACTGTGTACCGGTTGTTTCGCTCAATATAACAACATCCCCACCGCACCCGACTCGACAGTGCTCTCTTCCAGAGGGTCTAAAAAAGATCAATGTTCAATATGCGGGCGAAACCGTGAACgtaagaaaagaaacaagcGAGACCAATATGTACAGTGCAGCCAAGGTTCAGCCGATATCGGCCATTCATCGAAGCTTTCATACTTGGTAAACAGAATATCTGAGCAGTGCCAAACGAATAAACTGTGAGTACACATCGCTTCAGGCGCTAAGTACAAAGCTAACTCCACAGTATTATCTTTTCCTTTTGGACAAGAACCTTTCACCTTGTGGAACGCTTGCTGAAAAGCCAAGGCATTCCAGTTTTACAGATCGATGGTTCCGTGCCGTCGAAGAAGCGAGATGATATTATTGCGTCTTTTAGTAACACTCGTACGAATGTCCTCCTAATGACTTTAGTTACAGGGGCCGTTACGCCGCCATGCAAATGACGAGTGGAATTGAAAGCTGTGCCGTTGACGACCAAAGTATTTCTACCTATTATTCTCTGGGAGCTCATTTTTCCTGGTTTGATTGCATACAAGGCTGGGAGCATTACGGGCCCTTTTTCTCCATATCTGTCCTGGAATAAATGCTGCTCCGAGTACTGAAAGTAGCTAATGCCGAGTTCAAAATATGTTCTTATAGCATTGCGCGGACAACAAAATTCAGCTGCAAGGCGTATTGGAAGCCAGCTGATGTGAATCCGGCGACATCATCATTGCAGCCGGTGGTTTAAATCCCGCCCTGAAGCATCGTATCACAAACCACCACGGACACGTCAACCATGGGCAGCCTATTGGCAAAACTCTTCATTGTCCTAGGCAGGTCTTGAAGAGCAGATGATGCGCTGAAATCTCTAAACGCCGGTATGCGGCGAAATACCGGGACACATTTGAGCACCTCCAATCAAGATAGCATGATTTGAATATAGCATTTCCAAACAGTCCGGTCGGTCCGTTGAAGGCAGACGGACTCATCAAAGCTATAAGAGAGGGGTGTTGCGGTTTCATGAAAACTTAAAACCCCAACTGCGCAAACTGCACAGTTGTGTTTTCGACTGTATGGAGAGAGTGGACATTATCATTTACATCTGTCTTTTGGCATGAGTACGGAACAAGCCAACTTCATTGGTTATATGCCCACCCTGTGTTCTGATGTGTAACGCAAGGGGTAGCTAAAGCAGTCAAGAACTGGGATGACCTTGCAATCATCTTACCATTACGGGCATGTACCACTTGCACTGCAATGGAAAACGCGCAGTACAGAACAACtaagatgaggaagatgctgTACTTGCTTGGTGAGAGAGAAAAATAGTTACGGAAACGCGAATGTCATTGAGCGGATGTTCGGACTATGCTAGGCTGAGGAGAATTGAGAGATTTTGAATGAGAAAATCatctcaagctcttccaggGTGGTGGCTAATCGAGCTTATTGCTTTTTTGTAGTAATAAGAGACGGGCTGCGGAGACTGGGATAAGTCTGGTTAGAGGACGTCCAGTCATTTGTAAGAACCACACAGATAAATCCTATGAATGACATGAAACCAATTCTCTATATTGAAGAGTATCATGTTATTAATTCATATGTACGTATCTTGGGCGACGTTAGAGGCATGTTGGCGGTTAGTTAGGGCTTCGGTGTACTGTGCTAGCGTCGGCTAAAGCTGGTTGCTCGCCGCGCGGGACTGGGTTGTCTATATACTGACTGGAACTTTTGAACCAAATGGAAAATACCCGAGGGTAGTATCGAACTAAATGAACCGTGGAAACTAACCTGTGGCATTATCGTGGTGTGACAGCAGTCAGATTTCAAAGCTCCCGCGCCCTTCCGCAGCCACCGCTGTATTGTTAGAGTGGGCCTGGACATATAAGCTGCATCCTATGTTCCCACACTCAACACATATATGtaattcttttctttccttcttagAGTACATCAGCTTGCTCATCTCACCGAGTAACTCACAATGCTCAGGAAGACCGTCCTCATCACCGGCTGCAGCGACAACGGCATCGGCTCCGGTCTAGCCCTAACTTTCCAAGCTCAGGACTACTACGTCTTTGCAACGGCTAGGAACCCAGCCAAAATGTCCAAACTCGCTGACCTACCCAACGTTACTCTTTTACCCCTCGATGTCTGTAAAAATGAGGAAATCACGGCTGCCGTGGAGGCAGTGAAATCCCATACCGGCGGCACCGGCAAATTAGACTACCTAATCAACAACGCTGGCCAAGGGCACTTCATGCCAATCCTCGACCAGGATCTGAAGAACGCAAGAGACCTCTATGAAAGCAACGTATGGGGCCCTCTTGCTGTAACGCAAGCTTTCGCTCCGTTACTCATAAACGCGAACGGGACAGTGACATTCATCACCTCCGTCTCGGGGCATATTAATTGCCCATACATTGGCGTATATGCAGCGTCAAAACAATCCCTGGAGATCATTGCTGAGACACTCCGCCTTGAGCTCCAGCCGTTTGACGTGAGAGTCCTGTCGGTTGTCACTGGCGCTGTGCAGAGTATGGGGCAGGTTGGGCGGTTTGATGAGTACAAACTCCCAGAAGATTCAATGTACAAGCCAATTGAGGCGTTCATAAAAGACCGAGCGCAGGGAAAGGACGGGATAGAGAGGGAGGAGCTGATGACTTACTGTAACAAGGTCGTGAGTGAGATCACGGATGGCAGGGCGAAAAAGTTCTGGTGTGGAGGTAGTGCGGGCTTTGCGAGGTTTGTGACTTCATGTATGCCGGGGGTATATTTGGTGAGCTAGTCCACTCCCTATTTTTATTGGATTTCTCCAAAAAATTATCATGGCTGGCTCCGACTGACTATTTCGTGGGCAGGATCACATCATGTCGAAAGGAACGGGGCTTGATGTTCTGGCAACAGATAAGAAGGGCAATTAACGAGTACTTCCAGACGCAGCGTCTGGTCTGTGGAGGACGCTTTGGCTCGGGCGTTATAGTTCACATTCACCCAGTATTCGTGTTCATCCATGTACGGTCCTGTATCATCAGCGTCCATTATGCTTGTAGTACACAGGCATACGTGCGGCAGCGAAATTTTTCGCTCGACGTCGGGGTGGAGCATGACGTGCATCTTCATACGGGTAAAGCTCTCGAACCCGAATATGAATGTATGGATTGGATGCTTAACCGGTGATGATGCTATATCTCGCAAGTTTATACAGAAACACTACTAAGCGCAGTTGCATCCATCTCAGCGCCGCTGAGTAGTTTACTCCGGTCCTAAACGAGGGTCCAGCAAAAAATAAGAACAAGAACTTGACCCCGTCTTGAAGTGACTTTAGAAGACACGTCTTAAATGTACTGTTTCCCTGATAGAGAGGCAAGATCACTTCTCTTGTCGTGGCCATTGATATGTTGAATTATAACTACAACGTATATGGCTGACCCAGCAACGCATCACAGTCCTCTCCTCAAATCCAGGTGCCTTCTTCTGTTGCTCCTAGGAATAATGAAAGGCCACAGCACGGGGACACTCAAAAGAAATAACCTTGATCACCTACCGGTTTCGGATAATTCTAATGTTGCTATGTGGTGGGAAGGGCTAGAAGCCATGTTGATCAGCGCTAGTGAGCTAGGATGGAGCCTAGGGAACCTCACCTGAGAAGGAGACTTCTTAGTGCCGAAGGAGCCTGAAGAGTTTGAGTATTTACGAGATTAGGGGCAGATCCTAGATACAGCGCTTTAGTTGAAACATACTTCTTGTTTCGAGGCTTGGAAGTTGATGGGGCCCTTGAAAGGCCAGGATTTTTTGGTTGGTCGGTTGCATATTACAGAGGGGGGACTTATCTAGAGTGAAAAAGGGTTGTTAACGGATTTTGTCTGTACTGATGTGGCAAAAACCGAGCTCGCTGCTTAATCTAAGTAGTGTTCCTGTGATACAAGGTGTCTCTTTGAGGTCGCGAATATATGCAttcatgatcatcatgatAGTTAAAGTCTGACGGTCAAATAATTCTTCTTATATCGAGCCTAATTTGTGTCAGCCGCAGATGAAAGTCCTTCGCAACCATGAATGGCCATTCGAGAGTGCAAGAGGGATCTTATTTCGAAGTACATATCTGTCAACAGAAAACATTTCCCATGCTTGTCTGATTCAAGCACAAGAGCTATATTACGCGTCAACACAACTAGATGCTCCTCATTGCTCATCTATAAGGTCTGTCGCCCATAGAGTCCCATTTGACTGAGTCGAACCCTATATTGCTCATCTCACTCATTTGCCTGCAACTACCACAATATGAACTATGCCGCACACAAGCAATCAAGGGAAAGTACAGAGCTTCATGGCCTTTACACAGGAGTCTCTACCGGTAGAACGCCATCTCCTTTatctttttctctctctttctcctctttctcccgcTTCTCCCTCGCGTTCCTCTCGTTACGGCTCTCACTAGCAGGGTCAAAGTACGCTGTACCTCGTTAGCCATACTTCATCTCGCCGATCCCAGTCCTTCTGGGGCATACGCTTCTCCCCGAACACCGTAGTTCGGATCCCCCTCCTCTTGCCCTCATATGTGCCTGGGATGACTCGGTGCAAGGTGCATCGATTATCCCACATCGCCACACTCCCAACCGCCCACTTCCAGCGCACGTAGTGGTCGTCGGCAGAGTGGATATGGTACGCTAGAAAGTCGAGAACTTTGTCTGTACCAGAACCAGTAGTTAGCATGATCTTGGTTCATCCGCGTCCACTCTCTGAGggtaaaagaaaagatgaaatGCAGGTACAGTGGGCGGCAAATACCAGACTCAGCCTTCTTTAACTCAGCAAACCCCGTCACAAAGCCTGGGTTTACATTCAGTGCCTTCAGACCCGTTACTGGGTGGGTCCGGACAGCTGGGTGGTGGGTGTCGATAGGCGGCCGGTTCGGGCCTGTGCCCCAGAGGTCAAGAATTGTGTCGTCTGTAGTTAGGAGTGTTATCTCTCACGGTGCACTAATCTTTTTTGGGCATGAAAGGAATGGACAGGCGGAGCGTACACTGCAGTCGGGAGGTATGTACAGCATGCAAACCATCAAGGAACTTCTTGTATGCGTCACTGAGAGCGTCGTAGAGGCCGTATTGCGAGACCTTCCTTGCCTGCTTTAGCATTCTTCCTTGCTCTAAGCTGCATGGTACTGACGGATTAGAAGACGGGTTAGGGCTACG
Protein-coding sequences here:
- a CDS encoding TauD/TfdA dioxygenase family protein (transcript_id=CADANIAT00002517), translating into MAHLQARQHISPDSGFPVTLHPLFNPGISSHVPPEPIRDEITPPPDRASFADPEKRALFSPGVKRINLTESIGTVLEGVQISQLSASGLKFVNIHGSREDHREILKYTPWPSGDFHADTSFEINRALPATYAPKYLRFADTKGTAPSYSLLRMEEHPEVGGDTAWARKVSQYGLYDALSDAYKKFLDGLHAVHTSRLQYDTILDLWGTGPNRPPIDTHHPAVRTHPVTGLKALNVNPGFVTGFAELKKAESDKVLDFLAYHIHSADDHYVRWKWAVGSVAMWDNRCTLHRVIPGTYEGKRRGIRTTVFGEKPYFDPASESRNERNAREKREKEEKEREKDKGDGVLPVETPV